CCTGGGCCGTCCGGCGCCTTTCTTCTTCGGCAGCCTGCTCATGCTGATCTCGGTGGTGCTGGTGGTGCTCTTCATCCACGAGCCTCGCCGACCGGCTGCCGACGCCGCAGCGGGCGCGTCCCAAGGCGCCCTGAGCACGCTCAAAGCCTTATGGCAACACCCCGACCCCTCGGGCGTTTTCGTGCTCCTGGCCATCCTCTCCTGGTTCATGGGCTACAACGCCCTCGAGACCTGGATTTCCTCCTTCGGCAAATATGTCCTGGGGGTGACCGAGGGGCGCATGGCCATCTACACCGCCCTGCTGGCCCTGACCTTCGTGATCACGGCCATCCCCGCCGGGGTGTTGGGTGAGCGCCTGGGTCGGCGGCGCATCATCCTGTGGGGGGTGGGCGGCCTGGCCCTGATGATGCTTTACGGCACCCAGATTCGCAGCGTGGCCATGCTGTTGCCTTTCCTGGTGCTGGCCGGCTTCTTTTGGGCACTCATCAATGTCAACTCCCTGCCCCTGGTGTACGATGTCAGCGGCGCCGAGGCCATCGGCGCGTTCACCGGACTGTACTACCTGGCCTCGAACATCGCCGCCGTGGCCGGCCCCCAGGTGGTGGGCTTCCTCATCGACTGGACCGGGAGCAACTACCGCATCATGTTCCCTTTCTCGGTGGTGTTCATGGTGCTGGCCGGTGTGTTCATGGGGAAAGTCCGTCCCCGGAGCGCAGCACCCACCCCCTGAGCCAGCACACGCCGCCTATGGACAGCGACTTCCCCCAGGGTCCTCTCCCCAGAGGATTTTTTCGGGGAAGGGGCACATCCCGTGAGGCGTCCGTGGTAAAATTTTAGAGCACAGTCCCAAAAATTTTTCATCCCCAAGAGGATGGTGGAGGCAGCCATGGGCGAGTATATAACCGGTTCCTTCAAGGTCAAGGTGGGCCTGGCTCAGATGCTCAAAGGCGGTGTGATCATGGATGTGGTCACCCCTGAACAGGCCAAAATCGCTGAAGACGCCGGCGCGGTGGCCGTGATGGCCCTGGAACGGGTGCCCGCCGATATCCGCAACCAGGGTGGCGTGGCCCGCATGAGCGACCCCGAACTCATCCTGAAGATCATGGACGCGGTGTCCATCCCGGTGATGGCCAAGGTGCGCATCGGCCACTTTGTGGAAGCCCAGATTCTGGAGGCCATCGGGGTGGACTACGTCGACGAATCCGAGGTGTTGACGCCGGCCGACGAAGAGCATCACATCGACAAGCACCAGTTCAAGGTGCCCTTTGTGTGTGGGGCGCGCAACCTGGGTGAGGCATTGCGCCGCATCGCCGAAGGGGCGGCCATGATCCGCACCAAAGGCGAGGCCGGTACGGGCGATGTGGTGGAGGCCGTGCGCCACGCCCGCGCGGTGATGGGCGAGATCCGCCGCCTGCAGACCATGGCCGACGAGGAACTGTACACCTACGCCAAAGAAATCGGCGCGCCCATCGAGTTGGTGCGCGAGGTGAAACGCCTGGGCCGCCTGCCGGTGGTCAACTTTGCCGCCGGCGGCATCGCCACCCCGGCCGACGCGGCCCTGATGATGCAACTGGGCCTGGACGGCATCTTCGTGGGTTCGGGGATCTTCAAATCCGAGAACCCGGCCAAGCGGGCGGCGGCCATCGTCAAGGCGGTGACCCACTACAACGACCCGGCCATCCTGGCCGAAGTGAGCAAAGGGCTGGGTGAGCCCATGCGCGGCCGCCAGGCTGCCGACTTGCCCAAAGAAGAACGCCTGGCCGTGCGCGGCTGGTAAAGCGCGTTGCCCAAAAGCGGCAGAGAGGCGCCATGCCAGAAATCGTCCCCAATCCCCTGGTGCTACACGAAGCAGCCCGCCAGGTGCACAGCGACCTCACCATCGGCATCCTGGCCTTGCAGGGTTCCTTCTGGGAGCACGAGGCCATGTTGCTGCGCCTGGGCGTGGCCGTGCGCGAGGTGCGCCTGCCCGAACACCTGGAAGGGCTGGACGGGCTGATCATCCCCGGCGGGGAATCCACCACCATCGGGAAACTGGCCGTGGAGTTCGGGATGATGGAACCGTTGCGGGCCTTTGGCCGCGAAAAGGCCATCTGGGGCACCTGCGCCGGGGCCATCTTCCTCTCCAAAGACGCCCGCCGCGAGCAGCCCCTGCTGGGGCTGATGAACATCACCGTGGAGCGCAACGCCTTTGGCCGCCAGGTGGCCAGTTTCGAGGTGGACATCCCCGTGCCCGCCCTCAAGGCGGTGGCCCCTGAGGATGAACGTCCTTTCCACGCGGTGTTCATCCGGGCCCCACTGATCGAAACGGTGGACCCACCGGCCGAGGTGCTGGCCACGCTGGACGACGGGCGCATCGTGGCCGCCCGACAGGGCAAGTTGCTGGCCACTTCGTTCCATCCCGAACTGACCGACGACCTGCGCTTTCACGCGTACTTTTTGCACCTGGCCCGCGGCGGGTGAGGGAATCGCCGCCGCAACCTGGACGCCCTTCCACTGCGGGCTCCGCCCTCCGCTCAGGGCGTCTCCGGCGAAGGCCTGAGCAGAAGCCGCACAAGCGGCTGAAGTCGAGGGCCTGAGCGGAGACCGCACAAGCGGTCGCAGTCAAAGGCCACCCTTACCTGCCCTGCCCCCAAAGACACCACCCCGCCAGTGCGGCGAAAGGATGCTTCCATGTCGCCCCGCAATCTGGGCTGGCAGGACGGTTGGCTGATCTGGCGCTACCGGGGGCGAATGGTGTGTTTGAGCGCGCGGCGCTGGGCCACCGGGCGGTGCGGCTGGCCCGGCGGCTGGTGGGGCGTGTTTCGCCCGCCCGGCGAGAGCTTGGCCTCGGTGTCCTTTGCCGATGGGCTGCCCCTGCTGGCCCGGGCCGAAGTCACCCGCGGGGGGCAGCCGCTGGGCTGGCTGACCCATCTGGCCCCGGCCGAGGCGCTGGAAGAGGCCGTGGGCGCGCTGGTCGCCCTCATCGAGCACATGGCCCGCCAGGCCGGACGGCGCGGTGCCCGCTACCTGGCCGCCGAAACGCCCGCCGAAGGGACCGGCCTGGCCGTGCTGCAAAAGGCCGGGCTGTTGCCTCTGACCCATCTGACGCTATGGCGTTGGACGGCTTCCCGCCCCCCGGCCTCCCCGACGGACGCCTGGCGCCCTTTGCAGCCGATGTGGTTGGGCGCAGCCCAAAGCCTCTGGCTCGAGCGGGTGCCCCCGGCCGTACGCCCGGTGATCGCCCAACCGCGGGCCCAGGCGGGCTGGTGGGTCCTCCCGGCAGACCGGACGATAGGAGGCGTGGCCTGGGTGGACGCCGGCCCCGGCGGGGTGTGGGTGCAGGTGTTCCTGCACCCGTCGGCCCTGCCCCAGGGGGAACACGGTCTTGCTTCCCTGCTCCATCAGGTAGAGCAACGCTTCCCGCATCGCCCGGTGTGGCTCTGCACCGTGGCCGGCGACGGAGTGGAGGACCAAACGCTCACCGCCCTGGGCCTGCGCCGCCAAGGGCACTGGCTGCTACTCGCCCGTCCGGTGGGGCTTCCGGTGAGCGCCACGGCCCCGGCCCGCGCGGAGAAAGCCACCATCACCCAACCTTTGCGCCCCATCGCCCTCCATTCGTGAAGCGTTCGGGGGTTGTCGAGCCCAACCTCACCCCGCGCCCGCTGCCGGCGCCCGACAAAAGCCGACCAGTTTGACAGACCTGTAATCTCCCCCAAACCAAAAGCCCGTGCCTTCCTGCGACCGCCCAGGCTCGCTCCCCGGGGAAGCCTGCCTCCACATATCCCTGTACCTGTCGGCCTGATGGGTCATGAAATAGACCTGGAGGGCTGTGACATATGGGTTCAAAATGTCGAGCCGCTCTCTACGAAGCCCGAGGAAGCACTTCATGTCGATTTTGAGTTCTTCCTGTTTTGAGCCGTCGGGTGGAGGGTGAACTCCCCCAAGGTGGAAGTTCTCCATGTAGTACATCCAGGCGCGGGCGCGCTCAATGCGCTGGAGGGCGTCGCCCCTGTCGAGTCCGAGGTCGGCAAGGCTGGCCAGCACCTCTGAAGGCACCTGGTCTGCCGGGACGAGATCCGCCGTGACGCCGTTGGAGACCAGGACATATTTGCTTGTGCTTGCGCCGTTGGCCACGACGCCGTGGACGGCGAACAGCCTGTTCGCCGGGGGCAAGAGCCGGACGTTTTCGCCCCAGACCGCCTTGTCCGAGACAAAGGGGGCGACTGGCTGGCCGAAGTAGCCGTTCAGGTAGTTGAATGTATTTTACCGCCACGGGCGCGTGAAACGCCAGCTATCATCCGCGCCCATCCGCCGCATCCGCGTCATCCGTGGCCCATCGGCCCGGGCTGCAAAGCACTTTGACGCCCCCTCGTGGATGTGGTATAACCCATTACGCGCCACCCCATCTCGTTGTGGAAAAAGCCCCTGAGAACCGGTGGAAAACCCGGGACAGACTTGTGGAAAACAAGGGAGAACCTGTAGAAAAAACATGATGACGAAACGAAAGATTACGGACGACCTGCACGCTTTGTTGGACGTGCTGCCGCCGGAGATCGCGCAGGCGGTGGATCGCGTCAACGATAGCGACAATTTGCTGGAAGTGATCCTCGACCTGGGGCGGGTGCCGACGGCCCGCTTTACCCACGGCGAAATCGTGCTCCGCGACCGCGAGGTCACGCGAGAGGAAATCGATTATGTGGTGGCCCGCGTGGGCGAGTTCGACGAGGACAACCGCGCGGGCATCGAGCGCACCCTGCACCGCATCTCGGCCATCCGGAACCGCCGGGGGGCGGTGGTCGGCCTCACCTGCCGCGTGGGCCGCGCGGTGTACGGAACCATTGACATCATCCAGGACCTGGTGGAAAGCGGCAAGAGCCTGCTGCTCCTGGGCCGCCCCGGCGTGGGCAAAACCACCCTGCTGCGCGAAGCGGCCCGCATCCTGGCCGAGACCAAGCGGGTGGTCATCGTGGATACCTCCAACGAGATCGGCGGCGACGGCGATGTGCCCCATCCGGCTGTGGGGCGCGCGCGCCGGATGCAAGTGGCCACCCCCTCGTTGCAACACGAGGTGATGATCGAGGCGGTGGAGAACCACAACCCCGAAGTCATCGTCATCGACGAGATCGGCCGCGAGCTGGAGGCCCTGGCGGCGCGCACCATCGCCGAGCGCGGCGTGCAACTCATCGCCACGGCCCACGGCAACACCCTGGAAAATCTGCTGCTCAACCCCACCCTCTCGGACCTCATCGGCGGCATCGAATCGGTGACCCTTTCGGACGAAGAGGCTCGCCGTCGCGGCACGCAGAAGACCGTGCTGGAGCGCCGCGCGCCGCCCACCTTCGACATCCTAGTCGAAATCCAGGACCGCGATCGCCTGCTGGTGCACAAAGATGTGGCCGAGGCCGTGGACGCGCTGCTGCGCGGCGAGCCGTTGCAGGCCGAACTGCGCTGGCGGGACGAGCAGGGTGAAATCCACATCGAAAAGGTGCGCCCGGCGCCAGCCCAGGCCCGCGATCGCCGTGGCCCGCGCCGGGTGCAGGACGCCTGGCGGCAGCGCACCCAGGCGATGGCCTACGAACCAGTCGGCGAGGCCGCACTGGAAGAAGAGCGTTTAGGGACACGCCGCTTGGCGCCGGTGCGCATCTTCGCCTACGGCGTAGCCCGCAACCGCCTGGAAAAGGCGGCCAATCGCCTGGAGGTGCCCGCCATCGTGGTCAAGGACCTGCGCGACGCCCAGGCGCTGGTCACGCTACGCTCGTACTACCGCAAGCGCCAGCGCGTGATCACCGACGCCGAAGCGCGCGGCGTGCCGATTTATGTGTTGCGCTCCAACACCGTGGTGCAGATGGAAAACTTCCTCCGCGACCTGTTTCACCTGGACGCGGGGGACTACAGCGACTCTTCGCTGGACGCCGTTGTCCGCGAAACCCAGGCGGCCATCGAGGCTGTGCTCCACGGCGAGCGTTGGGTGGACCTGCCCCCGGCTTCGGCGTACATCCGGCGATTGCAGCACCAGTTGGCCCGCCAGGCCAACTTAGGCTCCCAATCCCATGGCCGGGAGCCGCACCGCCGGGTGCGGATTTACCGGACGCGGTAGTTTTTCACCCGTTTTTTGCCCACCTCACCCCGCCCCCCCTCAATCCCCCCCTCCCCTCTCCTTGCGAAGGAGAGGGGAGGGGGACGGCGGAGGCCAGGGGGGTATCTCCAGCCTGGTCGGCCTCCATCCGGGAATGTAAGAACACGAAAAAGCCCCGAGAAATCCTACTGGTGAAAGGCAAAACCCACGAAGCAGAAACAGATGGATGTCCAAGAGGCGCAAAAACGGTTTCGTGAACTTGTGGCCGGGGCCCGGGCCGGAGAGGAGTGGGTGTTGGTTGATGAGGGAGACACGCCCATCGCCCGCCTGGTCCCGTTAGGGGTCCGTGTTACTGGCTTGCATCCCGGCGCTTTTCAGACCAAAGCCAATTTTGACGCCCCCTTGCCAGAGGCTTTTTGGACGGACCAGCAATGAAGTTGCTTTTGGATACGCATATCTTTATCTGGTGGGACAGCCAGCCCGAGCGTCTTTCCGAACGTGTCCTCTCCCTCTGCCGCGACCCGCAGCATGAGGTGCTCCTCAGTCGTGACGCACGGCTGACCCAGTATCCGGTGGAAGTGATCTGGTGACCTCTCTTCCTGGCTCCCGGCAGAAAGTCTACCCCGGCCTGTTTATCACCTTCGAAGGCCCTGAAGGCGGCGGCAAGAGCACTCAACTGGCCGCCCTGGCCGATTTTCTCGAGGCGCAGGGCGTGCCGGTGGTACGCACGCGCGAGCCCGGCGGCACGCCCATCGGTGAGCAGGTGCGCCGCATCCTGCTTGATCACGCCAACCAGGCCATGCACCCCCGCACCGAGGTGTTACTCTTTCAGGCTTCCCGCGCCGAACATGTGGCGAAACTCATCGCCCCGGCCCTGGAGCAGGGCAAGGTGGTCCTCTGCGACCGCTACGCCGACTCGACCCTGGCCTATCAAGGCTACGGCCGGCAGACCGATTTGGAGGCCCTGGCGCAGGTGGTCGCCTATGCCACAGGCGGATTGATGCCCGACCTCACGCTGTTGCTGGACCTGCCTGTGGAGGATGGGCTGCGCCGACGACAGCCTCTGCTCCAGGAGTGGAACCGGCTGGATGCGGAAACGCTGGCCTTCCATCAGCGGGTGCGCCGGGGCTACTTGCGGCTGGCCGAGCAGGAGCCAGGGCGCTGGGTGAAAATCGACGCCCGGCGGCCGGCCGAAGAGGTGCAGGCCGAGGTACGCCGGGTGGTGGTGGCGCGCCTGCGCCAAAAGGGGCTGTGGCCGGAAGGGAGGTAGGGCAGGGCGGCCCTTCGACTACGCGGCCCTGTGGGCCGCTCTGCTCAGGGCTGTGTGGTGGTGGTAGGCCCTGGCCTGAGGTATCGCGCCCCGGTCGAGGGGAACAGATGAAAAAAAGGGACGGCCCCTTTTCCTGGGGAGCGGGCCGTCCTTTGAGGTCCGGGTTGGGCAGGATGGGCAGGCGGTGTCATTCTTCCGGGGGAGGAGGGCTGTCCTCCCCAAATTCCTCGGCCAGTTCGGGCATGGCCTGCTCGATTTCCTCAGGCGTCTGGCCCTTTTCCAACCGATCCACCACTTCCTCGAACTCGGGGCCCAGGTCCTCGCCCAGTTCACGGCTCATCTCGCGCATCATACGGCCCAGGGCCCGTGGGTCCTCGTCCAGGGCATCGAGCATAGCCGGGTCGGCTAAGGATTCCTCCAGGCGGCTCTCTTCGGAGCGCAGCATACGCACTGGGCGGATAATGCGCTGCAGATGGTCGCTCTGGCAAGCCGGGCAGTGCACCGCCCGTTGCCCGTATTCCGCATAGGACATGCGCACGGTAAACCGTTTCCCACAGTCCAGACACTGGTAGGAATAGGCCGGCATAGCCACCTCCACACCTCAGAGTTGGACCTACCCTTTCTGGAAAACTATTATACTCAGGTGAGGCCATGAGCAACGCTTCTTTCCAACTTCCCCAACCCGAACCCCTGCTGGTGGTCATCTCGGGCCCCTCAGGGGTAGGCAAAGATTCGGTCATCCAGCGGATGAAAGAGCGCAACCTGCCCTTCCATTTCGTGGTCACGGCGACCACCCGCCCGCCCCGTCCCGGCGAGCGCCACGGGGTGGATTACTTTTTCGTCTCCCGGGAAGAGTTCGCCGAGATGATCGACCACGGCGAATTGCTGGAATATGCTTTGGTGTACAATGACTACAAGGGCATCCCCAAGGAGCAGGTGCGGCGGGCCCTGGCCAGCGGCAAGGATGTGGTAATGCGGGTGGATGTGCAGGGCGCGGCCACGGTGCGCCGGCTGGCTCCCGAAGCCGTGCTCATCTTCCTCACCACGGAGAGCGAAGAGGAGTTGGTGCGCCGCCTGAAAAAGCGCCAGACGGAGAGCCCCGAAGACCTCAAACTGCGCATCGCCACAGCGCGCAAGGAACTGGAACGTCTGCATGAATTCGACTATGTAGTGGTCAATCGGGAAGGAAAACTGGATAAGGCCGTGGACACCATCATCGCCATCATGACGGCCGAGCACCACCGCATCCCGCACCGCAAGGTGACCCTGTGACCCCAAGGAGGCTGCGTTGACCACGCCAACCCCTGTGTTTTCGGCTCCCCCTTCCCAACCCGAGCCCGCCTGGCGCCGCAAGTGGCGCCAGGCACAGCGGGGGCCCTGGGTGACCTGGGCGTTGCTCATCCTCACCGTGGCCGTGTACAGCTTGCAACTGCTCAGCCAGGCCTGGCTGGGCAACGACTACCCCGCGCTGCTGGGCCTCAAGTGGGGGCCGGCCATCGTCCACGGCGAGTGGTGGCGGCTCATCACGCCCCTTTTCCTCCACGGCAACCTGCTGCACATCGGCTTCAACATGTACGCCCTGTATGTGCTGGGGCCGGGGCTGGAACGCATGATGGGCCATGGGCCTTTTGCGCTGCTTTATTTCCTCAGCGGCTACACCGGGATGGCCGTATCCTTCGCCATGGACCCCTCCCCTTCGCTGGGCGCGTCCACGGCCATCTTCGGCCTCATCGGGGCCTACATCGTGATCTACGCTCAGAACCGCGAGGCCTTCGGCCCGGTGGCCGGGATGTACCTGCGCAACGCCGTGATGCTGGCCCTGGTCAACCTCGCTTTTGGCGCGGTGGTGCCTCAAATCGACAACTGGGGGCATGTGGGCGGTTTGCTGGGGGGCATGGCGCTGACGGCCTTCGGCGGCCCACGCTACGAGGCCGGCTTTTCGTTGCTCACTGCCCAGCGCGTGCTGCGCAACACCCAAACCTGGCCGCGTACCTTAGCGGCGGCGGCAGGGGTGGCGCTGGTCTTCGCCCTCTTCCTAGTGGCCGGCTGGCCCAAGTATCTCTGAGCATCCCTGCGCAACTTTACAGCGGCCCGAGTGTTTCAACCAGCGACCAAGGAGGTAACCATGGACACGGTAGCCCAAATCCTCAAACGCAAAGGGCATCACATCTGGTCGGTTTCACCGGATACCAGCGTGTTGGACGCCACACGCCTGATAGCCGAAAAGAACATCGGCGCAGTGCTCGTCATCGACGGCGGCCACGTGAAGGGGATCTTCTCGGAACGCGACCTGGCCCGGCGGGTAGTGGTTGAGGGCCTGGATCCGGCGACCACGCCCGTCTCCAAAGTGATGACCCCCCAGGTGTTGTGCATCGACCCCAAAGCCACTGCCGAAGAGGTCCTTGCCGTGATGACCGAAAAGCGTCTGCGCCACCTCCCGGTGCGCGAAGGAGACAAACTCCTGGGGGTGGTCTCCATCGGCGACGCGGTGAAGTCCATCATCGAACACCACCAGTTCACCATCCAGCAACTGGTGAACTACATCACCGGCGCCGAAACCCTGTAGCCTACCCCTGCCACCCGGAAATCAAAAACCGCACCCTTTTGGGGTGCGGTTTCTTTCTGGATACCGTCGTTTCCGGGGGCTCATCCCTCCTCAGCGGGTTCCCAGAACCTGGGCGGACGCTTCTCGCGGAAAGCCGTCACGCCCTCCTTGTGTTCGGGGCTGCGGAAGGCGATATCCTGGATGTGGCTTTCGTAATCCAACACCGCCTCCAGATGGGGCAACATGGCGCGGTTGAAGGCGCGTTTGGTCAACCCCATGGCCCGCACCGGACCCCGGGCCAGCCGCTGCGCCAGGGCCAGCGCCTCTTCGTGCAGCCGCTCGACGGGCGTCACCCGGTTGACCAATCCCCAGGCCAGGGCCTGCTCGACGGTGATGGGCTCGTTAGTGAAGGCATACTCGCTGGCCCGTCCCAGGCCGATCAGGGCCGGCAGAAGCAGCGAGACCGCCGAATCCGGGGCCAAGCCAATGCCCAGAAAGCCCACCAAAAACCGCGTCCCCTCGGCGGCGATGCGGATATCGCAGGCCAGGGCCACCCCCAGGGCCGCCCCCGCCACCGCGCCATGCAGCGCAGCGATCACCGGCTTCTCCAACCAGCGAATCTGCAAAATGAGGGGGTTGTAGGTGCTGAGCAGGTGCGGACGCAAAGACTGCCCTTCGAGGATCTCAAAGGCAGTCAGGTCCTGCCCGGCGCTGAACACCGGCCCCCTGGCCTGCAACACCACGGCCCGCACGCTGGCCTCCCTGGCCGCCTGGCGAAAGGCCCGTTGCAACGCCGCGATGAGGGCATGATCAAAGGCGTTGACCTTGGGGCGGTTCAGGGTCAAAAGCAACACCGGCCCCTGCTGTTCGACCAGCAGCACATCTTCTGGCATACCCACCTCCCCGGTAAGATGGAAAAATCCCCCCACACAACAGGTGGGGGGAGGGTTTACCAATCCCGGCTTACCCCTCGTCGAAGGTCAACCAATCCCCGTCCGAGGCGTCTTCGTCCTCGTCGTCTTCCTCTTCATCGTAGTAACTGTACTCCACGATAATGTCGGGCTCGTCGGTGTACACCCACAACTGGAGCACATCCCCCTCATCGGTGGCCAGGTGACGGGCCGCCACAATGGGCACCCGCCGGATGAGGCCGCTGGGATCGCGAAACTCCAGGTGAATGGGCTCGCGTGCATGCCAGGCCCGGTAACAGCGGTTGATCAATTCAGGCCCGTTGAGCGCGCGCACCTGGGTAAAAGCCAGGCGAGAGAGGCTCGGCCCCTCCACCTGACCCAAGAGCCAGTCCTCGTTGGCCGGCTCGAAAGTTGGCGTTGGCCCCTCAATGATCGTGATTTTTCGTTCTTCCGTATTTTCCATAGGACACCTTCATCCACATGAGGGTTCCCGGCAATCATACCACAAAACTGGGGCAGCACAACGGCGGCCCCCGAAGTGCGGGGGCCGCCGTGAAAATCCAACCTGCCGGGGGATTAGAACTCGTCAGGCATACCCGGCGTCTTGTCCTCCTTCTCCGGGATCTCGGTGATCAGCGCCTCGGTGGTGAGGATCATGGCGGCGATGGAAGCGGCGTTCTCCAAAGCGCCCTTGGTCACCTTGGCCGGGTCGATCACACCGGCCTTGATCATGTCCTCATATTCCCCGGTGAGGACATTGTAGCCGATGTAGTTGCTCTTCTTCTCCTTCTGGAAGCGGCGCACATTCTCCACCACCACCGAGCCGTCCACGCCGGCGTTCTCGGCGATCAAGCGCATGGGCATCTCCAGGGCCTTGCGCACGATGTTCACGCCCATCTGCGCATCCTC
The window above is part of the Anaerolineae bacterium genome. Proteins encoded here:
- a CDS encoding SLC45 family MFS transporter, which gives rise to MNTQRFPYARTFLLAFGFFGISLIWPIFNNFVPIFLKEMGLSATMVGFVMTWDNYLNMFVQPTVGAASDRTWTRIGRRKPWLLLGAPLAALAFVFVPLQHAVVGVMFAILFTNIGMALFRAPTVALLGDIFPPHQRSTANGVINFMGGVGAIVAFVGGGYLYEHLGRPAPFFFGSLLMLISVVLVVLFIHEPRRPAADAAAGASQGALSTLKALWQHPDPSGVFVLLAILSWFMGYNALETWISSFGKYVLGVTEGRMAIYTALLALTFVITAIPAGVLGERLGRRRIILWGVGGLALMMLYGTQIRSVAMLLPFLVLAGFFWALINVNSLPLVYDVSGAEAIGAFTGLYYLASNIAAVAGPQVVGFLIDWTGSNYRIMFPFSVVFMVLAGVFMGKVRPRSAAPTP
- the pdxS gene encoding pyridoxal 5'-phosphate synthase lyase subunit PdxS, with protein sequence MGEYITGSFKVKVGLAQMLKGGVIMDVVTPEQAKIAEDAGAVAVMALERVPADIRNQGGVARMSDPELILKIMDAVSIPVMAKVRIGHFVEAQILEAIGVDYVDESEVLTPADEEHHIDKHQFKVPFVCGARNLGEALRRIAEGAAMIRTKGEAGTGDVVEAVRHARAVMGEIRRLQTMADEELYTYAKEIGAPIELVREVKRLGRLPVVNFAAGGIATPADAALMMQLGLDGIFVGSGIFKSENPAKRAAAIVKAVTHYNDPAILAEVSKGLGEPMRGRQAADLPKEERLAVRGW
- the pdxT gene encoding pyridoxal 5'-phosphate synthase glutaminase subunit PdxT; the protein is MPEIVPNPLVLHEAARQVHSDLTIGILALQGSFWEHEAMLLRLGVAVREVRLPEHLEGLDGLIIPGGESTTIGKLAVEFGMMEPLRAFGREKAIWGTCAGAIFLSKDARREQPLLGLMNITVERNAFGRQVASFEVDIPVPALKAVAPEDERPFHAVFIRAPLIETVDPPAEVLATLDDGRIVAARQGKLLATSFHPELTDDLRFHAYFLHLARGG
- a CDS encoding AAA family ATPase, producing MTKRKITDDLHALLDVLPPEIAQAVDRVNDSDNLLEVILDLGRVPTARFTHGEIVLRDREVTREEIDYVVARVGEFDEDNRAGIERTLHRISAIRNRRGAVVGLTCRVGRAVYGTIDIIQDLVESGKSLLLLGRPGVGKTTLLREAARILAETKRVVIVDTSNEIGGDGDVPHPAVGRARRMQVATPSLQHEVMIEAVENHNPEVIVIDEIGRELEALAARTIAERGVQLIATAHGNTLENLLLNPTLSDLIGGIESVTLSDEEARRRGTQKTVLERRAPPTFDILVEIQDRDRLLVHKDVAEAVDALLRGEPLQAELRWRDEQGEIHIEKVRPAPAQARDRRGPRRVQDAWRQRTQAMAYEPVGEAALEEERLGTRRLAPVRIFAYGVARNRLEKAANRLEVPAIVVKDLRDAQALVTLRSYYRKRQRVITDAEARGVPIYVLRSNTVVQMENFLRDLFHLDAGDYSDSSLDAVVRETQAAIEAVLHGERWVDLPPASAYIRRLQHQLARQANLGSQSHGREPHRRVRIYRTR
- a CDS encoding toxin-antitoxin (TA) system antitoxin, which gives rise to MDVQEAQKRFRELVAGARAGEEWVLVDEGDTPIARLVPLGVRVTGLHPGAFQTKANFDAPLPEAFWTDQQ
- a CDS encoding dTMP kinase → MFITFEGPEGGGKSTQLAALADFLEAQGVPVVRTREPGGTPIGEQVRRILLDHANQAMHPRTEVLLFQASRAEHVAKLIAPALEQGKVVLCDRYADSTLAYQGYGRQTDLEALAQVVAYATGGLMPDLTLLLDLPVEDGLRRRQPLLQEWNRLDAETLAFHQRVRRGYLRLAEQEPGRWVKIDARRPAEEVQAEVRRVVVARLRQKGLWPEGR
- a CDS encoding zinc ribbon domain-containing protein, which encodes MPAYSYQCLDCGKRFTVRMSYAEYGQRAVHCPACQSDHLQRIIRPVRMLRSEESRLEESLADPAMLDALDEDPRALGRMMREMSRELGEDLGPEFEEVVDRLEKGQTPEEIEQAMPELAEEFGEDSPPPPEE
- a CDS encoding guanylate kinase gives rise to the protein MSNASFQLPQPEPLLVVISGPSGVGKDSVIQRMKERNLPFHFVVTATTRPPRPGERHGVDYFFVSREEFAEMIDHGELLEYALVYNDYKGIPKEQVRRALASGKDVVMRVDVQGAATVRRLAPEAVLIFLTTESEEELVRRLKKRQTESPEDLKLRIATARKELERLHEFDYVVVNREGKLDKAVDTIIAIMTAEHHRIPHRKVTL
- a CDS encoding rhomboid family intramembrane serine protease; the encoded protein is MTTPTPVFSAPPSQPEPAWRRKWRQAQRGPWVTWALLILTVAVYSLQLLSQAWLGNDYPALLGLKWGPAIVHGEWWRLITPLFLHGNLLHIGFNMYALYVLGPGLERMMGHGPFALLYFLSGYTGMAVSFAMDPSPSLGASTAIFGLIGAYIVIYAQNREAFGPVAGMYLRNAVMLALVNLAFGAVVPQIDNWGHVGGLLGGMALTAFGGPRYEAGFSLLTAQRVLRNTQTWPRTLAAAAGVALVFALFLVAGWPKYL
- a CDS encoding CBS domain-containing protein, which gives rise to MDTVAQILKRKGHHIWSVSPDTSVLDATRLIAEKNIGAVLVIDGGHVKGIFSERDLARRVVVEGLDPATTPVSKVMTPQVLCIDPKATAEEVLAVMTEKRLRHLPVREGDKLLGVVSIGDAVKSIIEHHQFTIQQLVNYITGAETL
- a CDS encoding 2-(1,2-epoxy-1,2-dihydrophenyl)acetyl-CoA isomerase — its product is MPEDVLLVEQQGPVLLLTLNRPKVNAFDHALIAALQRAFRQAAREASVRAVVLQARGPVFSAGQDLTAFEILEGQSLRPHLLSTYNPLILQIRWLEKPVIAALHGAVAGAALGVALACDIRIAAEGTRFLVGFLGIGLAPDSAVSLLLPALIGLGRASEYAFTNEPITVEQALAWGLVNRVTPVERLHEEALALAQRLARGPVRAMGLTKRAFNRAMLPHLEAVLDYESHIQDIAFRSPEHKEGVTAFREKRPPRFWEPAEEG